The DNA window ATCTCTATTTATTTTTAAGCAATCTATTTTATTGTAAGCTTATTTACATGAATTTGACTCTAATAATAAAATATGTCTATAATATATGCTATGATATATTGTCAAACAGGGAAATGTAGATGTCAGAAATACAGGCGATTGATCAAATGCAAAAAGGGTCTTCTGCTCCGTTGACTTTGCTTGTTGTTGAAGATGATAAAGGTGTTCAAAGTCAGTTGAAGTGGGCATTGGCAGAGAGCTATAACTTATTTATGGCTGAAGATAGGCAAACAGCTCTTGAGATAATGGATCAAGAAAGGCCTATGGTCGTGATTTTGGATTTGGGTTTGCCCCCGGATGCCAATGGGGCAACAGAGGGGTTGTTTATCTTAGAAACAATCCGAGAAAAATATCCAACAACAAAAGTAATTATTGCAAGTGGTAATAGTGATTTACAAAATGCTCTTAAGGCGATAGAGCTTGGCGCTTATGATTTTTATTCAAAGCCAATTGATCTCGACGTTTTGAATCACATCATTAAACGAGCATGGCATGTTGCAAAGCTAGAGAAAGAAAATGAGCGCAGGGCCGGATCGATGCAGAATGCCTACCTGGATGGTATCATTTCAGGGGATCCAAATATATCAAAGATTGCGCAATCTGTCCGAAAGATTGCATGTACTGATATTTCTGTATTAATTACAGGTGAAAGTGGTACAGGGAAAGAGCTTGTAGCAAAGGCGATTCACTATAGCAGCCCAAGAGCAAATCATGAATTTGTTGCCATCAATTGTGCGGCGATACCCGAGAATTTACTCGAGAGCGAATTGTTTGGATTTGATAAGGGTTCTTTTACAGGCGCTGTTACCCAAAGTATTGGTAAGGTTGAGGTGGCGAATCAGGGAACTTTGTTTCTTGATGAAATTGGTGACATGCCTTTGATCTTGCAATCAAAACTACTACGATTT is part of the Alphaproteobacteria bacterium genome and encodes:
- the prsR gene encoding PEP-CTERM-box response regulator transcription factor — translated: MQKGSSAPLTLLVVEDDKGVQSQLKWALAESYNLFMAEDRQTALEIMDQERPMVVILDLGLPPDANGATEGLFILETIREKYPTTKVIIASGNSDLQNALKAIELGAYDFYSKPIDLDVLNHIIKRAWHVAKLEKENERRAGSMQNAYLDGIISGDPNISKIAQSVRKIACTDISVLITGESGTGKELVAKAIHYSSPRANHEFVAINCAAIPENLLESELFGFDKGSFTGAVTQSIGKVEVANQGTLFLDEIGDMPLILQSKLLRFLQERHIERIGGRKKIPIDIRVLCATHQNLKEMITAGTFREDLFYRLNEFSITLPPLRERVGDIELLAKYFINRFSKELKKQVTGISDKALVVLEEYGWPGNIREFENKIKRAVIMTDKKQITAQDLEITAKNDFDGLPTLKDFRDKHEKDLLIKALQATRGNVSLVSKILDISRPKVYEMIESYKIEL